The Polypterus senegalus isolate Bchr_013 chromosome 5, ASM1683550v1, whole genome shotgun sequence genome includes the window AGTACGTGGTCGCTCAATTCACTCCTGCCTCCTTCTGTAATCGGCTGCATGTATAATAAGAGCGCAATAAAATGTAGCGTGGGAGACACTGGAGACAGTGTCGTGATATGTGCATGGATCTTAAAGCACAAGACTACCTGTTTAAACTCCCATTTCTAACTCATTCTGCCACCCTGAACATTAGTTAACCAAAGTTGAACTGTTACTGAATGGGCAGACATTTCTCGGCTCTGTTTATTTCATCAATAGGAAAAGGCATACTTTCTgcgtttatttaaacaaatctatgtCTTTGTGTTATGTAATACATACACATTTTATCTGAGAATTTGTCACAGCGCTTTTAACCAGCAGCCTTTGAagggcgctatacaaaaataagttgaacTGAGTTGAATTGAATTCCATTTAACCGGTGTGTCCATCTGTAAAAATATATGGACATGTTAGAAACATGCACTGTAGTGGTTGTAAGTCGCCTTCATCAAAGATGTCAGCGAAAAATACAGTAATAAGTGCCGTTAAATTGAATGACTTTATAATACTTAATAAAATACTATCTCTCTAACTTTATGATCAAAACGaaatgttcaaataaaataaaaaatagtgatTTGACTATGAGCCACGAGAAAACCTCCCACTAAACACTCTATTGGCACTTGAATAAAGATTCAGTTGACCTCgaattaaatgtaaatgcaattatttttatagAGCAAAATGACCGATTTCTAATGGGCTCAACTGGGGGGCGCAAAAGGCACCAGTGAACCGCTAATGGTCCGCTAATACGGTAATACGGACACGCTCCCCGTTCAGCTCGGaattcatttgcttttattgAATTCATCTGgccaaaaaaatacaataaagaataatattttgATGAAATGTTATGTTCTAGTATAAGTTCTAACTATACATTATGTAGCACGGTCTTCTTCTTagtcttgttgttgttgttgttgttcttcttcttcttcttcttcttattattcttcttattattattattattattattattattattattattattattattattattattattgttgatgttgtttttgcaaaaaagttttgatcttttttattaacatttttatcttAGAAAAACTCTGTCCCAGTTGCAATTCATCTTTGGAACTTGTGCCTTGCCGAGGACACAGCGGATATCCCGTTACAAATTTCTGGAGACTGGATAGcaaagcaatatttttccaggtATGCATGATAATTGCAGTACCTTTTAAAAATACTTCTCCATGAGTATAATATGTCCACTTTTATACATATGCTGTTTTTTTGCTGGTGTTTCACAATTAATATGCATTAAAATAACACATTGAACTGAGTCGACATAATCAGCAACGACATGCCTtgtcttacatttaaaatactgCACCTGAAACACTGCAGCCTtgaagtttaaaaatgtgttgattTCAGGCTAAAGGTGTTCATGACCATCCGAGACCAGAAAGtaaatctgagacagaggcaAGAAGAAGTGCAGTAAAAAGAAGAATGTCATCCCCTCACTTCCCCCAGAAGAAAAGAGCAATGGAGACTGAGGTATTTTAACCATTGACTTATTTAGATTTATCTCTTTATCAATGATATAGTGTATTTCacgcctatctatctatctatctatctatctatctatctatctatctatctatctatctatctatctatctatctatctatctatctatctatctatctatctattatataatgcctttcacatctatctgtgttTTTTAGTTTGGTTTCTCACCATTAGTTTCGGATACCTACATCCACAAAGTTTATTAGATGTTTATTTTTActctgacattttctttattaaaattgaTCACAAAATGCAATGATAAAAGTTACATCAAACTAGAATTAAAGGCGTTTCTTTCATTCCATCCCCAAACTGACAATCTCTTCTTCGTTAATTTCTTTCATATAGGCCGCTAGATACCACGACAGCTTCACCAATATTCATCACTTATCCTGTCTGGAGGGACCCGACAGATTCCGTATCATTGCAGAAACCAACTTCCCAATCCAACCTCAGCACTACCCTTCCTTCCAGAACACTGAGCCCTATAAGCTCCCGTATGACTCTTCTTCGAGTGGTGCAGACGCACCTTCTCAGCTCCAGAAGGCTCCGAGCCACCGCCTCTACAtggcccagacaccctgcggctATGAATTTACGGTCCCCGGCTACATCGGCTCCAGTCCTTACCAGGGTCTCTATAAGGACTCCACTAATCAGCAAACTGAAGCAGATCCTGGAAAAGTGTGTGTGCAGCTCAATGGACCCCAACACAGTGTTAGCCCTCTGAATGTCCATGAACGAAATTATGATGTTCCAAATAAACATCATAGCTGGAAGCAACTATTTGGAAAAGGATCTTACAGTGAAAGAGGAGACTATGGACAGATCTCAGGAAATGGTAATCACCACTACTATGATGGAGAATATCCCTGTAGATATAATGGCCCGAATACAGCGCCCACTCCAGCTTTACAAACCATAATCACGACAACCACTAAGGTCTCTTATCAGCCTTGCAAACCTTCCGTGGTGAAGTACAATGACAACCCCTATGACGTCAAAGGTGTTCAGAATTGTAACTCTCTGATTGAAAATGGCTCTGGTAATGTGTATCAAGATATTAAAATCCCCGAAGACACCGGGGTGATAAAATCGGCACTGAACTATCAGCAAGAATCTCTGCCGGCGAAGTCCGAACGAGGAGAGAGTCTAGATAGTTACAGATACGGGACTTTCACTTCCGGCGCCTACCCCGAGCGCTTATCGCAGTCATTTAGATACGACAATGGGGAATATTAAATGAAGGAAGAAGGGactggtggggaaaaaaaaattaaacacactgTAAATTATAAGGGAATGGCGGGACTTCATCAAAGTCATCTGAGAGACGGGATCTCTTTTTTTGATTACCTGCTATAAAGACGAGCAGCATCGCTATAGCCGGAGAAGAAGTGTAAAAAGTTATTATTTATGTGCCATGCAAATCGCGCTCCTTTTTAAACAAGGCAAACATGTcagtgtaaagaattattaatgtGTAAAACATGTTCATTACTGTAGAATGTAGTAGAGAAATAAATATGATATCCCATTTTAGCAACAACGGTGTATTACCAGTTAAAGtgacaattttctttctttctttcatctttcttttttatagCGGCTTTCATTGTggttcctctttctttctttctttctatcttagAGCCTTTCGTGatggttctttctttctttctttcgtatAGAGCCTTCCGTGgtggttctttctttctttctttctttctttcttttttatagcgCTCTCATtgtttcctctttctttcttatatCGCCTTTCATGGtatttcctctttctttctttctttctttctttctttctttctttctttctttctttctttctttcggtGTCCAGAAATACCTGCTTTGGATTAAGCTGATTTGAGAATGTCTGAATGACCAACATTTAGATGTAAGAAAAACGCATTGCTCCAGTAAATCATAGAGGGTTGTGTGCATACATATGACTGTGGCGCAGAAGTTTGTACTGCTACCCCACAGCGCCCGTAGTAGAACTTTGCATGTTttccataaataaaatattatatatatatatatatatatatatatatatatatatatatatatatatatatatatatatatatatatatatatatatatatatatatatgtgtgtgtgtgtgtgtgtgtgtatgtgtgtgtaaaggttCCTTTTCCAAGTCTTTCCTCATACTAAAGACTTGTAGACTGGATCACCTGCAAGAGAGCGCTGCGAAAAAGATATGTTTGCGTGATTCGCGATCTCGTATTACCCGGTGTATGAGTGATTTTTAGTTAGGCATCATTACGATTATTTATTAGATCATTCTGAAatattttccatccattcattttttttctatccgCTTCATCATGGGTAGAGTTGCGGGGAGCCGGGGCCTCTCAGCAAGCAATCGGTGGAGGGCAGGAACAAGCAGAGCGCATATtattagtatccatccatccattatccaacccgctatatccgaacagggtcacggggtctgctatagccaatcctagccaacacagggcacaagacagggcgcaatattatattatattatattatattatattatattatattatattatattaaagagcAGAGCAAAGGTTTGGACTCGTAGAGAATCCCCCGCCGTGTGATTGCACTCCCGACGCACCACGCACAGAAATTCCATCTGAGCTCCTAGGGATGAGTGTCTGGTTTCGGAACCCCTCATTATTCCTTTTATCATCTCAAACTGTTTTAAACGACTCCTCGGTTTGGTCCTCGGCTCCATCGTTTCACCGTTCCGTCTTCCTCTTGTACTTATTCTGCATGATGTGCGCCCTTTTCATTTTTGCTCCAAGTTTTACAAATAGCGGGTTCTGTACTGGTACTTTATTGGAATTTGTTTTCCTTGAAACATTCCTTGACAATGAAAATTTTCTTTCTGTGATGGGTTCTTTACAAATGAAATCAGTCATTTAGACTTTGGTAATACGTGAATGAAACTAAAATCAAACATCAACACcgggaaaaaaggaagaagaaacgGCCGTGTTTACTGTTTATCAAACGTAACTTAAAAAACAACGTGTGTTGGCATAAAGTAGGTTTTTGTTGACATAATTCTGTTAGATGCCACATCACCGTAATTAATTATATTGGAACAAaccattaagtttttttttcttcaaatagaaCCGTAATCAGCCTCGGGGATTTTTCTCTTTACttgcatattttatgttaatcttatttaaaactgacactttttaaaaagtcatttgtCAATTTTCACTATGCACAGTGGAAGTAAGTTGATTTAACTTAGAATAAAAATCTTTATGCACGTGACTATGTAATATTTGAATAAAGGTCCGCCCCTTTGGTTGCGCTGGGGTCAAATGGATCCCCACACCTTTGCACAGAAAGTTCGAGAATTTTAAGAAATTAGGCTGCGCTGGCAAATTTGTTGCCTAAGAATTATTAGCAAAcctgtttttttcttcctttttattaaCTTTGAACATGAGCTGTAAGAATTTTtatgtataagaaaaaaaaagttcaagtaTAATAGACACTAAATAACTCGGTGAGGTgcattaaaagaagaagaaaaaaagttacaaaaatcgTGTTTTATTGCCGCGAGTCATGCTGgttgattaattaattattaattaatagcAGAACGTGGAAAAAAtgccatttattttatatacaaatattatgTTCTTTCACCATTAATTAAGCATATTAAACATGATTAAACAGTTTAGCACGAAAATTATATATAAGTAAACTGAACTCAGACTGTGTTAATACAGAGAAAAAACGTAATTTTAAAGTCGGAAACCCAGTGTATTTTATAAACctgttaccatctgttcatgCTTATTTATCGATCCTGATACTgaccaaaatgaataaaaaacctttctggaaacttcatgtggatggtttTTGAGGAAACCCTTATGGCACCGTTCTGTAAACCACTTTGTCCCCTTTATCTTTTGCCTTTGCAGCTTTGAGCAGGTGGAGTTCCCGGTTGGCTtgatgcaaattaaaaatatgagcGGAATCAAAAGCTGGAGTACAGGGAGCTCCTTCTCGATGTTCTTGACGTTTTCTTCGTCATTTTCTAACAGGATAGTCCGTAGGGCATTAGTGTGTTGACGACGTGATGTCTTCATGCAATTACCATTAAATTCCTAAACCTAAAGTTTCGTAATGTGTATGTTAGTAATTTATATTAGGATGTACGCGAATACAGTTAAattcggttttttttttttgttttttttttgtcacgtATGTGTATGCCGTTATGGCGATTATtaactcagacacacacacacacacatgcacacatgcacacaaaatAACCCCTTGccccccaccacacacacaccctgTCCCACTCATGCACCCTCGTTGACTCCCCctctaaatatattatattaaatattgatCAGCGCTCCTGCCTCCTAAACCAGACCTCCTCCTCGTGTaatgttgcatgttctccctttgacTCTTTTACTTACTTTACGTAAATGGAAGTGTGGTGatactgtcaaaaaaaaaacttcagattcTTATTTTACACTTCAAAATAGACGTAGGAAACTATAAACGTAACAAACATTTTCTTGGTTACCAAAAGAACCAATCACCCGAAGGTTCCAAAAATAACTCTCTATCGATTTAGAACCCAGACAGACTGTAAAAATAACCACGAGTATAATAAtggatttgtaaaataccaatgagTGCCCGATTTTAAAAGAACTCCTGCAGTGTACAACAACAAACTAAGCGGTTAGCTTTTCTTCTCTTGTTGCATTCTGCCAGGTATTGTTTGTCATAAAAGTTTTGTCCAGATCGGGAATTTTTTTCAAAGCCCAAAATCCCATTTCTCGTGCAAAGAAGGCTTCTGGAATGAAATACTTATTTGTCGAGCGATTTTCCAATGAAAAACCAGACAACCGTAAAGTGCCGTTTCAGAACCGTTATTTCAGATAGACGGTCAACTGTATTAGTACTGAAAATTAACAGCCAAAGTGGTCCAGTCCAAGAACAATGTGATtagcatactgtacatttttaaagatagatagatagatagatagatagatagatatgaaaggcactatataaagatagatggatagatagatagatagatagatagatagatagatagatagatagatagatagatagatagatagatcccaatGGGAAATCTTGATttgtaataatttataaaataacaaacaacaaacccCAAACATATAAGGACTTCTGTTATGGATACCGGAGAGCTGCTGCTTTAGAAGTTTGATGTTCACAACATCAAGAAAAGCTGATTTTACCCGTGGCAGtaagttgtattttattttattttttcgctCTTGGATGACTATAACCCTGAAAACGGAGAACCGTTTAGAACCAGCATTTCCAGAGATACGGCACTGAACGCAAAGCCCAATACAAACGACGACTTCGCATTTGTCCTGTTTCAGCGCCgatagtctctctctctctatctctctctctctctctctggccctATTTGGTCCAACACTTCTCTTCATATCCTAACGGTTTGACGTTTACATCCAACGATAAATGCCGCAGACATTGTTGGATTCAACTGGGTGTTTGCCGTCATCTCATTGAGACACGGGACCAGACCTACATTAGCACATTGTTTGCACGAGTAGTTTTTGAGATCATTTTGAGGTAATAATTCACCTAATTTACAAGCAAACCACACGGGGGGCTCGCAGGCAGAGATGTTTGTCCACATATCCATTTCAAAGCCTTAAAAAACAACTTCACATGCACTGAAAAAAgtctaacattgatgttgttcattcaacgtaaattttctcttttaagtaacttaagattagtcatttgcttgaaatatttggtttcagatctcaatcaaagcaaaaaaaaaaaatgtttgtaccaaagtaagttatggtggagggaaaaaacgtaaaaatcctatttcagttaacctaatattttaggttgttcgtgtgctgtgtttgaggggtcGTTTGTATAATcttccggtcgaactttccagcgtgatGGCTTTCCAGCTGCCaataaagaagaacaacttaaaaaatagattaacttcattataaaataagtgaattgcacccaatcactctaaatgtttgcctcaacttaaaaattgtgggatcaatatgctaaaaagaattatattggttcagattgaaaatattaagtgtgaatcattaccaaactttttttcagtgtacaaAGACccctttctaaatttttttttttttttttgtcaatcaaTGATTCTACAAGAACCACACGACCCGATGAACTGCCATTAAAGACCCAGTTTATTAAGGGTGTCCGGTGTTCGACGATTATTTCAAAAACAACTTCACGTCCTTGCCACCAGGATGTGGATTAAGCGGGATAGCCAATAAATCGAATGCGCTACAGTTGTGACTGACTCATTGGGAAGAAGTGGGTGCAAAGAACACCGAATGGATAAATCTCATTAaaggttataataataataataataataataataataataataataataataataataatcgaaAAGTAAACGTATCGGAAGAAATCGCTAGGTTGTCTCGCATTAAAGATCCGAGAAATGCGATCTTCATGAGGCTTGTGGTCGTAGAACAGCGCAGATGGCGGCTGAATTCCTGCAGAAGTGTCACGTATAGCCGATCGTTGCATTGTTTTGTCGGATTTTGGGGACGTTATCACGCAATTGGACATCTTGCCATTTTCACCTGGAGCCGAGGTTATGCGAGTATATGACAGACTAATGCCGCTCGcatatgtgctttttattttgatgttaCACGAGCTGTGAACGCACGTAATTATCAACATTACTTGAGACATTTCCAAAATCTATTGTTACAAAATGATCTCTGAATACCGTCCGATATTCAAACCATTCAGTTTTCACTTATATCAGTTTTTAGGTGTTACGATATATCATCTGGTTGTCTGATAGCGCAACACCTTTTGATTTCCTTTGAAGTGTCTGACAGCGTCTATAACTTAAACAGATTTCATTACCGATGCCtggcggcaaggtggcgcagtggtagccctCGCCTCCGTGTTCTTCCCTGCgcggagtctgcatgttctccacgggtctgcgtgggttttctccggctTCTCCGGCTTCGTCCCAATGTCCAACAGCATGCAAGTTAGATGAATCAGCGACACTAAATTGGTCCTGGTGTGTGAGCGCTctcgtgtgtgtgttcacccatcGATGAACTGCAGTCTGTACCGGATTTGTTCCTTGCCCGCGCCCTATGCTActtgggatgggctccagccacTAGCGACCCTGGTCTAGgttaaaagggttaaaaaaaatgacatgacatgagtAATGCCCAATAAGAAATTCAAAATGTCGCGTCTCCGTCCATCTTGAATATTCTTTATTAGTTCAGAGTTCCGACTTGCTACTGCACAATTGTTTAGCATGACGGCGTTTAAAACGCTCGCTCCCTTCGACACGAATGACATAGTAGCGCTCGAAGTGACCCAACACGCACGGGTCCTCGTTACCAGCTTTTCGCCGTTCTTGCTCGTGAGTACAGGCAGTTCATTTATATAAATTGCTATCGGACGTCTTCACGTGTTTGCCGAGGGCGACTCGCTCCTGTCATTCAGTTGTGTATCCGCAGACATTCCGAGATGCTGAAGAGCCAACATCTCTGCGCTCCAAAGCTCTCGTGTCATATTCCAAGTTATGAAAACTTCTGGCTGTCAGCCGACTGCTTCACAGCCATCTTTTCTTACCGTCGATGTCAAAACAAGTCAGACATTGGCCCGAGTAGAATTATTGTACATAAGTGTGAGGTTGACGTTTAGAAGACGTTTAAGAAGTCTGCGGCTAgcataacttgttttaatttctctcCTGCCTAGTTAACCCCCAaaacattctgccttttcttCAGCTCCCATATTCGTTGATCTGAAAGGGCAAACAAACACTTCAGGATGGCTAATAGCATCTTCAGGAGAATTCATAGGAATACGACAGCTCTGCAGCTCATTGAGTGTTGTTTTAAGTTAGAAAGCCACTGAATACTTTTAATCACGCAAAAATTGAATGCGACGATTCGTTAATGATGTTCATCCACTTTTTCAGCTGCTCGTTTTCTTCACCTACAGTACAGAAAAAGGTTCAGAGCGCAGGAAGCAAATGGCGGCATTTTAAGTTGACCTTCCAAAGCGATCGCGACATCGCAGCTGGACTCGCGTGGTGGCGTTGAGGGCCCATTGAATGAAGATGATGAGCAATGAAACAAAGCTGCTGGCTCTCGTATTTTTAACTTGGagacatttaatgatgaaatgacaAACTCCACTTCTTAGCTTTAATTGTGATCTGTGAATCTGCCACCATCAGCTTTTACTAAACTATAAggcaacttttattttttccaaactgATTCACGCTCTTAAAAATTAAGGTGTGAGAGTTTATCTTCAGAGCAACGCCACAGTGGAACCATTATTGCTTCCCAAGAGATCCATCCAGTTCAAGGTTCTAGAAGGAATATTTTATTAAGATCTGTAGCAGGCTCTATAAATAACCACTGAGACATTATAATGGATTTGAGATATGCCAATGGGCCCTTGATTTTAAAAGGACCTTCACTGCAGGAAATAAAAAcagctaagttcaggttttctacATTACCTATACTTACCTAAGATGTCTGTGTTATCTAAATACTGCATTTGGAACCTTTTCAAAACCCAAACAACCAAATTCATAtgtaaagaacccttcccagaatgaaatactgtatttctatttatAGCAATTGATCAACAAGAaaccacacagcccagtaaagTGTCATTAAAGTGCTGTTCATTTAATTCAACCAAAGCGACTTTCAATGTTTTAgggatacaactggttacatttcattGATTT containing:
- the gcm2 gene encoding chorion-specific transcription factor GCMb, whose product is MAKSVQDQFDESDCVCSFGMKLTWDINDPKLPQDVKQFDGFQEWTDGYVRYIYSGDDKNAQRHLSGWAMRNTNNHNCQILKKSCLGVVVCGRNCTLPDGSKLQLRPAICDKARQKQQKKLCPSCNSSLELVPCRGHSGYPVTNFWRLDSKAIFFQAKGVHDHPRPESKSETEARRSAVKRRMSSPHFPQKKRAMETEAARYHDSFTNIHHLSCLEGPDRFRIIAETNFPIQPQHYPSFQNTEPYKLPYDSSSSGADAPSQLQKAPSHRLYMAQTPCGYEFTVPGYIGSSPYQGLYKDSTNQQTEADPGKVCVQLNGPQHSVSPLNVHERNYDVPNKHHSWKQLFGKGSYSERGDYGQISGNGNHHYYDGEYPCRYNGPNTAPTPALQTIITTTTKVSYQPCKPSVVKYNDNPYDVKGVQNCNSLIENGSGNVYQDIKIPEDTGVIKSALNYQQESLPAKSERGESLDSYRYGTFTSGAYPERLSQSFRYDNGEY